A window of Costertonia aggregata contains these coding sequences:
- a CDS encoding phenylacetate--CoA ligase family protein, which produces MAKIVEKIYRYLPYPFKFILLNIKGYQNSKKRYTKAFYEYLEEYNTLWAADTATIQKYQSKKLAMVLYEAYLYSDWYSAIMKKLKIKEDEIQKDPFLILAKMPILTKSERKQNADSIVNTKRKLAGVGYTSGTSGSPTINYLDLESINRSFALWRRFHNTIGIGLKVKQVRFSGRLMVRPETKKPPFWMYNRSERQLLMSTYHLTDANLPEYAKKLNTFKPVLLDGYPSAIYVISKFINENNIKLVFNPKAIAVTAETLYDYQRTEIERAFNCHVYNQYASSEGSPFITECTKGNLHLNLDSGVFEFINNAGKPAKPNEIAQLVVTSFTNLKTPLIRYNIEDTVLLATEDKVCSCGCQMPMIEKLTGREDDMLWTKEKGYVGRMDTAYKSLKGIVKGQIIQKAENTVLVNLITNHEFDTGIEKELLQNLKDRLGEKVDYTINKVDKIPLGANGKFVAVKRKFRIDFNN; this is translated from the coding sequence ATGGCAAAGATTGTAGAAAAAATTTATAGGTATTTACCTTATCCCTTCAAGTTTATTTTACTCAACATTAAGGGGTATCAGAATAGCAAAAAAAGGTACACAAAAGCTTTTTATGAGTATTTAGAAGAATATAATACGCTTTGGGCAGCAGATACGGCCACTATTCAAAAATATCAAAGTAAAAAGTTGGCTATGGTGTTGTACGAAGCATATTTGTATTCGGACTGGTATAGCGCTATAATGAAAAAGCTTAAAATAAAAGAGGATGAAATTCAAAAAGACCCATTTCTTATTTTAGCAAAAATGCCCATTCTTACCAAAAGTGAAAGAAAGCAAAATGCGGATAGCATTGTAAACACAAAAAGAAAACTGGCCGGAGTTGGTTATACCAGTGGAACATCTGGATCGCCAACTATCAATTATTTGGATTTGGAATCTATAAATAGATCGTTCGCATTATGGCGTAGGTTTCACAATACTATAGGGATAGGCCTAAAAGTAAAACAAGTTCGTTTTTCGGGCAGGTTAATGGTGCGGCCGGAAACAAAAAAGCCTCCTTTTTGGATGTACAATCGTTCCGAAAGGCAATTGTTGATGTCCACCTATCATCTCACGGATGCTAATTTACCAGAATACGCAAAAAAACTCAATACGTTTAAACCGGTTCTTTTAGATGGCTACCCATCGGCTATATATGTGATAAGCAAATTCATCAACGAAAATAACATTAAACTTGTTTTCAACCCTAAGGCGATCGCCGTTACGGCCGAAACTTTATATGATTATCAACGAACCGAAATAGAAAGAGCATTCAACTGCCATGTTTATAATCAATATGCTTCAAGTGAAGGCAGCCCCTTTATTACCGAATGTACCAAAGGTAATCTGCATCTAAATTTGGATTCGGGCGTTTTTGAATTTATCAACAATGCTGGCAAACCTGCGAAACCCAATGAAATAGCACAATTGGTAGTCACCAGTTTCACCAATTTAAAGACACCTTTGATACGCTATAATATAGAGGATACGGTTTTATTGGCCACAGAGGATAAAGTGTGTTCATGCGGGTGCCAAATGCCCATGATCGAAAAACTAACGGGAAGGGAAGATGATATGCTTTGGACTAAGGAAAAAGGATATGTTGGCCGTATGGATACAGCTTATAAAAGTTTAAAGGGTATTGTAAAAGGACAAATTATCCAAAAAGCGGAAAATACGGTTTTGGTAAATCTTATTACAAACCATGAATTTGATACGGGTATTGAAAAAGAATTGCTTCAAAACCTCAAGGACAGATTAGGTGAAAAAGTTGATTACACCATAAACAAGGTAGATAAAATACCATTGGGGGCCAACGGAAAATTTGTAGCGGTTAAAAGAAAATTCAGGATAGACTTTAATAATTGA
- a CDS encoding EpsG family protein: protein MFDFVPIDLYYPIYINLCFFLVLFTLFHTRVLDLNDPRNIAFIQISGFLILVFLILYIGQRPVSGRFGDTVNYAFTYDYYKYGGEIKEVGDYGWHVFMKFMANNTSIHTFFTVVGFIYIFPLFKISKTFFKEYWYYAFFMFVVSFSFWTYGVNGMRNGAACSLFLWGVSYHHKKVVMAILFLLATMFHKTLFLPILAFICTYIYNNPKNYFKGWLATIPFSLVLGSIFIGIFAGLGFADDRLSGYLTGQAEEGTFASTGFRWDFLFHSAFAVFAGWYFVIKRGFDDKLYHQLFNTYLICNGFWVLVIRANYSNRFAYLSWFMMAIVIIYPMLKQQFFKNQHFMIGKIMLVYFAFTYFMYYFYSG from the coding sequence ATGTTTGATTTTGTACCTATAGACTTATACTATCCCATATACATAAACCTTTGTTTTTTCTTGGTATTGTTTACGCTGTTTCATACGCGTGTTTTGGATTTGAACGATCCAAGAAATATAGCCTTCATACAAATTTCCGGGTTTTTAATTTTGGTATTTCTTATTCTCTACATAGGGCAAAGACCAGTAAGTGGCAGATTTGGTGATACAGTGAACTATGCTTTCACTTATGACTATTATAAATACGGGGGCGAGATTAAAGAGGTTGGGGATTATGGCTGGCATGTTTTTATGAAGTTTATGGCCAACAATACATCAATACATACTTTTTTTACGGTAGTTGGTTTTATTTATATTTTTCCATTATTCAAGATTTCGAAAACCTTTTTTAAAGAGTATTGGTATTACGCCTTTTTTATGTTCGTGGTATCCTTTTCATTTTGGACTTATGGCGTAAATGGAATGAGAAATGGTGCGGCATGTTCATTGTTTTTGTGGGGAGTAAGCTATCATCATAAAAAAGTGGTCATGGCCATATTGTTTTTGTTGGCGACCATGTTTCATAAAACATTGTTTTTACCCATTTTGGCCTTTATCTGCACATACATATATAATAATCCTAAAAATTATTTCAAAGGGTGGCTGGCGACCATACCCTTCTCATTGGTTTTAGGTAGTATTTTTATTGGCATATTTGCTGGTTTGGGATTTGCAGATGATCGTTTGTCCGGTTATTTAACAGGTCAGGCAGAAGAAGGTACGTTTGCCAGTACAGGCTTTCGCTGGGATTTTTTGTTCCATAGTGCTTTTGCGGTATTCGCCGGTTGGTATTTTGTGATCAAAAGAGGTTTTGACGATAAACTATACCATCAACTTTTTAACACCTATCTCATATGTAACGGGTTTTGGGTCTTGGTCATTAGGGCCAATTACTCCAATAGGTTTGCCTATTTATCTTGGTTTATGATGGCGATCGTAATTATATACCCTATGCTAAAACAACAGTTCTTTAAAAACCAACATTTTATGATAGGCAAAATAATGCTGGTATACTTTGCCTTTACCTATTTTATGTATTATTTCTATAGTGGCTGA
- a CDS encoding serine O-acetyltransferase, with translation MRKLYILLYNFLLIPHVLLYTMHQNKKIIDVDLKRWATEKKINKSSITLLMTFLRQSPDFRTIFYYRTRGAIAHLLNIYCRKQTNFTIDIRTKIGGGILTGHPYCTILNANSIGENFYVNHLVTVGEVNGKRPTIGNNVSIYTGAIVIGDITIGDNCQIGAGAVVVKDVPNNAVVVGNPAKIVKLDGIKVNKSNTKKNV, from the coding sequence ATGAGGAAATTATACATATTATTATATAACTTTTTGTTGATACCACATGTTCTTTTGTACACAATGCATCAAAATAAAAAGATTATTGATGTAGACTTAAAAAGATGGGCAACTGAAAAAAAAATAAACAAAAGCAGTATAACGCTATTAATGACCTTTTTGAGACAATCGCCAGATTTTAGGACAATTTTTTATTATAGAACTAGAGGTGCTATTGCCCATTTATTGAATATCTATTGTAGAAAACAAACTAATTTCACCATTGATATAAGAACAAAAATAGGCGGTGGTATTCTAACAGGGCATCCATATTGCACTATTCTTAATGCTAATAGCATTGGGGAAAATTTTTATGTAAACCATTTGGTCACCGTTGGTGAGGTAAACGGCAAAAGACCTACCATAGGAAATAATGTATCTATTTACACTGGGGCGATCGTTATTGGTGATATTACCATTGGTGATAATTGCCAAATAGGTGCAGGTGCGGTTGTGGTTAAAGATGTACCCAACAATGCCGTAGTGGTGGGCAACCCAGCTAAAATCGTAAAACTGGATGGCATCAAAGTAAACAAATCAAATACCAAAAAAAATGTTTGA
- a CDS encoding glycosyltransferase family 1 protein, whose product MQPERILQVFTTMGRGGAESMIMNYYRKIDRSKIQFDFLVHREEKGDFEDEIIHMGGKIYRMPAINPVTPKKYYAALRVFFKEHKNYRIVHSHLNTFSSFPLKIAKEFNIACRIAHAHIALEKIQVSDLKKPKEALKKVVKLQLRKNVKKYASHLFSCGTKAGEWLFGSGVSFKTMNNAIDTSKFAYNAQLAKKYSIDMGLEGKLVLGHIGRFNDQKNHLFLLEIFAETLKKNPECTLLLIGDGTLQKTIKAKAKSLGVYDKVHFMGVRSNIHELIQVMDVFVFPSFYEGLPVTLIEAQAAGLQVVASDTITKEVALTPNIEFVSLDQSPSYWASTILNHHPVQKKDNTELIVKGNYDIHKNVQDIQAFYSSQIV is encoded by the coding sequence ATGCAGCCTGAGAGAATATTACAAGTCTTCACCACAATGGGGCGCGGCGGCGCAGAGTCTATGATAATGAACTATTATAGAAAAATAGACCGTAGCAAAATACAGTTCGATTTTTTGGTACATCGTGAAGAAAAGGGTGATTTTGAAGATGAAATCATACATATGGGCGGTAAAATTTACAGAATGCCCGCCATTAACCCGGTAACGCCAAAAAAGTATTATGCGGCTTTAAGAGTGTTTTTTAAGGAGCATAAAAATTACCGCATTGTACATTCCCACTTAAACACGTTCAGTTCTTTTCCGCTAAAAATCGCCAAAGAGTTCAATATTGCCTGTAGGATTGCCCATGCACATATTGCGCTGGAAAAAATACAGGTTTCTGACCTAAAAAAACCTAAGGAAGCACTTAAAAAAGTCGTTAAGCTACAATTAAGAAAGAACGTGAAAAAATATGCGTCGCACCTATTTTCTTGCGGTACAAAAGCGGGTGAGTGGCTGTTCGGGAGCGGTGTTTCTTTCAAGACCATGAACAATGCCATAGATACAAGTAAATTCGCTTACAACGCCCAACTTGCCAAAAAATATTCTATTGATATGGGTCTGGAAGGTAAACTGGTGCTGGGCCACATTGGTCGCTTTAATGATCAAAAAAACCATCTTTTTTTACTGGAGATCTTTGCCGAAACCCTTAAAAAAAATCCCGAATGTACGCTGTTGTTGATCGGTGATGGTACCCTGCAAAAAACGATAAAGGCAAAGGCAAAGAGCCTGGGCGTTTACGATAAGGTACATTTTATGGGGGTAAGATCCAATATTCACGAACTCATACAGGTTATGGATGTATTTGTTTTCCCTTCCTTTTATGAAGGCCTGCCCGTTACCCTGATCGAAGCGCAAGCGGCAGGGCTTCAAGTCGTAGCGTCTGACACCATAACCAAAGAAGTTGCACTTACACCAAATATCGAGTTTGTTTCTTTGGACCAAAGCCCTTCTTATTGGGCGAGCACGATTTTAAATCACCATCCGGTACAGAAAAAGGACAATACCGAGTTGATCGTGAAGGGGAATTATGACATTCATAAAAACGTACAGGACATTCAGGCCTTTTACAGCTCACAAATAGTTTAG
- a CDS encoding glycosyltransferase family 2 protein — MKTITVFTPTYNRGYCLHQVYDSMVAQTNQDFIWLIIDDGSTDNTKEIVDAWIKENKIDIQYHYQANLGMHGGHNAAYRLIKTTLNVCIDSDDYMPDDAVQKILENWKKIEGIEKFAGLVGLDADKKGNIIGTKIPENIKKTTLYDVYNTHKVLGDKKLVYRTAVVKKYPPYPIFEGERFVPLGYLYQLIDQDYRLMPVNEVFCIVEYQQDGSSMNMLKQYRRHPKGFAFSRKSRMRYARNFKDKFKNAIHYVSCALFTKNGRFLKESPKKWTTLLAIPFGVLLNIYIRIKTKGQL, encoded by the coding sequence ATGAAAACGATCACTGTATTTACACCAACTTACAATAGGGGGTATTGCTTACATCAAGTATATGATAGTATGGTCGCGCAGACCAATCAAGATTTTATATGGCTTATCATAGACGATGGGTCTACCGATAACACCAAGGAAATAGTGGATGCCTGGATCAAGGAAAACAAAATCGACATACAATACCATTATCAGGCTAATTTGGGAATGCACGGTGGCCACAATGCCGCATACAGGCTTATAAAAACAACGTTGAACGTGTGTATTGACAGTGATGATTATATGCCCGATGACGCCGTTCAAAAAATTCTCGAGAATTGGAAAAAAATTGAAGGAATCGAAAAATTTGCAGGGCTGGTGGGTTTGGATGCGGACAAAAAAGGAAACATCATCGGCACAAAAATACCCGAAAACATAAAGAAAACCACCTTGTACGATGTGTACAACACACATAAGGTTCTTGGGGATAAAAAATTGGTGTATCGTACCGCTGTGGTCAAAAAATACCCCCCCTACCCTATTTTTGAAGGGGAACGTTTTGTGCCATTGGGATATCTATACCAGCTCATAGATCAAGATTACAGACTAATGCCCGTAAACGAGGTTTTTTGTATTGTTGAATATCAACAGGACGGCTCTAGCATGAATATGCTAAAGCAGTACAGAAGACATCCCAAAGGTTTTGCATTCTCCAGAAAAAGTAGAATGAGGTATGCAAGGAATTTTAAGGACAAGTTTAAAAATGCGATACATTACGTATCCTGTGCGTTGTTTACCAAAAATGGGAGGTTTCTTAAAGAGTCCCCTAAAAAATGGACTACCCTCTTGGCCATACCCTTTGGGGTACTATTGAACATATACATTAGAATAAAAACAAAAGGACAATTATAA
- a CDS encoding glycosyltransferase yields MKNILLILPYGGVGGMERLAYSFYNFYKKKGYNVKALKFIKLENDIINFNDDELYLSKKDFSEMSKISRLSFYLSAPFELRKIIKKYKITHSIAFGAMPNVYSSLTFTSDYKIASIHALKSVELSNNSLLSKMTRFGYKYTYGGLNKVVCISNAIKEDLIDKCNFKFKEKLTVIYNPHDVVEINGKAKEPIVDSNEIDLFTENTVLFLGRLSTQKSPWHLVKAFALVLKEKNDAKLVLIGDGDAGVEKYIKSEIARLGIENNIFFLGRKSNPYKYLAKSRVLALASHYEGTPNVIVESICVGTPIVSSCCTKGVIELMSLNDVEVTDKSVQVEAGIITPNLYKGTLGIPNSSAFIKEEYDLAESMLLILESEDYKDRLLKNKQDLLSKFDLEKVATRYLE; encoded by the coding sequence ATGAAAAACATCTTACTGATATTACCCTATGGAGGTGTTGGAGGAATGGAAAGGCTCGCTTATTCTTTTTATAATTTTTATAAAAAAAAGGGGTACAATGTAAAAGCGCTAAAGTTCATTAAACTTGAGAATGATATCATAAACTTCAATGATGATGAGCTTTACTTATCCAAAAAAGATTTTAGTGAAATGTCCAAAATTTCAAGATTGTCTTTTTATTTGTCAGCACCCTTTGAGCTACGTAAAATAATAAAGAAATATAAAATCACACATTCCATTGCCTTTGGTGCAATGCCTAACGTATATAGCTCCTTGACGTTTACGAGCGATTATAAAATAGCCAGCATTCACGCTTTAAAAAGTGTAGAATTAAGCAATAACTCTTTACTGAGCAAAATGACTAGGTTTGGATATAAATATACCTATGGCGGGCTAAATAAGGTCGTATGTATCAGTAATGCCATCAAGGAAGACCTTATAGATAAATGCAACTTTAAATTCAAGGAAAAACTTACAGTTATCTATAATCCACATGATGTTGTAGAAATTAACGGTAAGGCCAAAGAACCAATCGTAGATTCCAACGAAATTGATTTGTTTACTGAAAATACAGTTTTGTTTCTTGGGAGACTTTCAACACAAAAATCTCCCTGGCACTTGGTAAAAGCTTTCGCTCTAGTATTAAAAGAAAAGAATGATGCTAAGTTAGTTTTAATAGGTGATGGCGATGCCGGTGTTGAAAAATATATAAAATCCGAGATTGCCAGGTTAGGTATAGAAAACAATATCTTTTTTCTCGGCAGAAAAAGTAACCCGTATAAATATTTGGCGAAATCAAGAGTACTTGCTTTGGCATCACACTACGAAGGCACACCCAATGTTATAGTAGAATCAATTTGTGTGGGAACTCCCATAGTGTCATCATGCTGTACGAAAGGGGTAATTGAACTCATGAGTTTGAACGATGTTGAAGTCACCGATAAAAGTGTTCAAGTTGAGGCAGGTATTATAACTCCAAATCTGTATAAAGGTACTCTTGGCATACCTAACAGTTCAGCATTTATAAAAGAAGAGTATGACTTGGCAGAATCAATGCTATTGATATTGGAATCTGAAGATTATAAAGATAGATTATTGAAGAATAAACAGGATTTACTGTCTAAGTTCGATTTGGAAAAAGTAGCTACCCGTTATTTAGAATAG
- a CDS encoding right-handed parallel beta-helix repeat-containing protein, with protein sequence MKKSSLFLKLSLLALLFISFPLVSCQNDELFEDIFAQNADDDTTDGDDTGGDDTGGDDTNTDGGNPDGKLDINTTPCDYTLSSVAAGATMEIECQLDLGGSTIDLPSDVTLLYKGGEIINGTLNFGTGGKIDGNLLNQFLEVEGNIILTSDTFLFYPERWDFVQGRTTSERAQTNNFNLEHLFEKTKLLGATTFSINEFDAYFEISKVTSTTTNQNYYPSREAVNLPSDFTLRMTENTHLRTQPNGGKEGVLISFRDVSNSSIVGGNLHGERDEHDYSGIRDGEGGNHLMVIHGANNITVDGVNISDGSKGGLFINSIGFTFQPDYIPANNIVIKNCVFERNRRMSVALTDGNNILFEGNTFIDTALPTQNSDGGVVGFAVNIEAVRTRDDSGNLVLYERVYDVTLRNNIEQGSRVGAFNIYTGENVVIENNQLENKVSWSYASGARIRQNTFTASEKSKDSPAISAGGSGETVFDNQITDNLIIGYGIGISAYHKDLEISKNKIQDARIAIQVKNASNMNISDNEITSNDLSSRGVMVHITAANSITISQNDINVKSDPLYFVRVNQNAGEENNKLIVSDNMFNSDKKFTFSETRGVEFKNNTCNTGIQLLGVNNFELTNNNITTADSDGIRLTNNNSDIDISGNTISVPPNTRYRCINNDSSTSSRVNIESNNICQ encoded by the coding sequence ATGAAAAAATCATCCCTGTTTCTTAAGTTAAGCCTACTTGCCCTTCTTTTTATCTCATTCCCACTTGTATCTTGTCAAAATGATGAATTGTTTGAGGATATTTTTGCCCAGAACGCCGACGATGATACCACAGATGGGGACGATACCGGCGGAGATGATACCGGTGGGGACGACACGAATACCGACGGCGGTAACCCAGATGGTAAATTGGATATCAACACCACACCATGCGACTACACATTAAGTAGCGTTGCCGCGGGAGCCACTATGGAAATAGAGTGCCAGTTGGATCTAGGTGGATCCACCATAGATCTCCCTTCTGATGTTACGTTGCTCTACAAAGGTGGCGAAATCATTAATGGTACCTTAAATTTTGGTACGGGCGGTAAGATAGATGGTAATTTGCTAAATCAATTTTTAGAGGTAGAGGGCAATATCATCTTGACTAGCGATACGTTTTTGTTTTATCCGGAACGTTGGGACTTTGTACAAGGTAGAACCACTTCTGAAAGGGCACAAACCAACAACTTTAATTTGGAGCATCTTTTTGAAAAAACAAAGCTACTTGGGGCGACCACTTTTTCGATAAATGAATTTGATGCTTACTTTGAAATTTCCAAGGTAACCAGTACAACGACCAATCAAAACTACTATCCTTCCCGTGAAGCAGTCAATCTTCCATCGGATTTTACCTTAAGAATGACAGAAAACACGCATTTGAGAACACAACCAAATGGTGGTAAAGAAGGTGTGCTTATTTCATTCAGGGATGTGTCAAATTCATCAATTGTTGGCGGTAATTTGCATGGGGAAAGAGATGAACATGATTACTCAGGAATAAGAGATGGAGAGGGAGGTAATCATCTAATGGTAATTCACGGCGCTAATAATATAACAGTAGACGGAGTAAATATAAGTGATGGTTCCAAAGGTGGTTTGTTTATTAACTCTATCGGATTTACTTTTCAGCCCGATTATATACCAGCAAATAACATTGTTATCAAGAACTGTGTTTTTGAAAGAAATAGAAGAATGTCTGTTGCATTGACTGATGGTAACAATATTTTATTCGAAGGAAATACCTTTATCGATACGGCACTACCAACTCAAAATTCGGATGGCGGGGTTGTTGGCTTTGCGGTCAATATCGAAGCTGTTAGAACAAGAGATGATAGTGGAAATTTAGTCTTGTATGAAAGGGTGTATGATGTAACTTTAAGAAATAACATTGAACAAGGTAGTAGGGTAGGGGCTTTCAATATCTATACAGGGGAAAATGTTGTTATAGAAAATAATCAGTTAGAAAATAAAGTCAGTTGGAGCTATGCTTCTGGAGCTAGGATAAGACAAAATACCTTCACGGCCTCAGAAAAGTCCAAGGATAGCCCTGCGATAAGCGCGGGAGGTTCTGGAGAAACCGTATTTGATAATCAAATTACCGATAATTTAATAATTGGATATGGTATTGGAATTTCAGCTTATCACAAAGATTTAGAAATTTCAAAAAACAAAATCCAAGACGCCCGAATAGCTATACAGGTTAAGAACGCATCAAACATGAATATTTCGGACAATGAAATAACTAGTAATGATTTATCGAGTAGGGGCGTGATGGTTCATATTACTGCCGCAAATTCAATAACAATTTCTCAGAATGATATAAACGTAAAATCAGACCCTTTATATTTTGTACGAGTGAACCAAAATGCAGGTGAAGAAAACAACAAATTAATAGTTTCGGATAATATGTTCAATTCAGATAAAAAATTTACTTTTTCTGAAACTAGAGGCGTAGAATTTAAAAATAATACTTGCAATACTGGAATTCAATTATTAGGTGTAAATAATTTTGAACTAACTAATAACAATATTACTACCGCTGATAGTGACGGGATTCGCTTGACAAATAATAATTCAGATATTGATATAAGCGGTAATACTATTTCTGTTCCACCAAATACTAGGTATAGATGTATCAATAATGACTCAAGTACTTCATCAAGAGTAAATATTGAATCAAACAATATTTGTCAATAA